One Candidatus Poribacteria bacterium DNA window includes the following coding sequences:
- a CDS encoding extracellular solute-binding protein: MKSVRISLVLALILALAFVSAPKADNHQSQSLTIVWAEWDPANYLQELSKDFTAETGIAVDVIQIPWPNFQDKVFTAFVGKSDLYDIVIGDSQWLGRNSQGKNYINLTDWINENIDVASIYGPAMTAFAEYPKGSGTYWALPAEVDAAGYVYRKDLFEDPNEMKAFQTKYGYVLAPPKTYSQLRDIAEFFTRPDQDLYGIATWYSKEYDGITMGFQQVMWSFGGAYGDPENYKVDGYINTEDAAKALEFYTDLLKFSPPDAPNYYWAETLNAYNSGKVAMAMNYFAFFPAVINPEVNKISHDKSGFFIAPAGPKGHYISIGGQGMSISSYSKNKDLAKQYMKWFMQKPVQEKWAMLGGFTPHKEVLQSDTFKTATPFNEAFAASFPYLRDFWAVPEYAELLETCQTNWSEAISGIKSAKEALNSIARKHEEIFEDAGYYDE; this comes from the coding sequence ATGAAAAGTGTTCGCATAAGTCTTGTCTTAGCACTAATACTTGCACTTGCGTTTGTTAGTGCCCCGAAAGCCGATAACCATCAATCCCAATCCTTAACCATTGTCTGGGCAGAATGGGATCCGGCTAATTATTTGCAGGAACTCTCAAAAGACTTTACCGCCGAAACCGGCATTGCTGTGGATGTAATCCAAATTCCGTGGCCCAATTTCCAAGATAAGGTTTTCACGGCTTTTGTGGGAAAAAGCGATCTTTACGATATTGTCATCGGCGATAGCCAATGGCTCGGTAGGAACTCTCAAGGTAAAAACTACATCAACCTAACCGATTGGATTAATGAAAACATTGATGTGGCTTCTATCTACGGTCCCGCAATGACAGCGTTTGCTGAGTATCCGAAAGGTAGCGGAACATATTGGGCATTGCCCGCAGAGGTGGATGCCGCTGGATACGTCTACAGGAAAGACCTGTTTGAAGACCCAAACGAAATGAAGGCATTCCAAACGAAGTATGGCTACGTACTTGCCCCACCGAAAACATACAGCCAACTCCGCGATATCGCCGAATTCTTTACGCGTCCAGATCAGGACCTCTACGGTATCGCGACGTGGTATAGCAAGGAATACGACGGTATCACGATGGGTTTCCAGCAGGTGATGTGGAGTTTTGGGGGTGCTTATGGCGATCCAGAGAATTACAAGGTTGATGGATATATCAACACGGAAGATGCTGCCAAAGCACTCGAATTTTACACCGACCTACTCAAGTTCTCACCACCCGATGCGCCGAATTACTATTGGGCAGAAACACTGAATGCTTACAACTCTGGTAAGGTCGCGATGGCGATGAATTACTTCGCCTTTTTCCCCGCAGTGATTAATCCAGAAGTGAATAAGATATCCCACGATAAGAGCGGTTTCTTTATCGCACCCGCCGGTCCGAAAGGACACTATATTAGCATCGGTGGACAAGGTATGTCCATTTCCTCATATTCTAAAAACAAGGATCTCGCCAAGCAGTACATGAAATGGTTTATGCAGAAGCCTGTTCAGGAGAAATGGGCGATGCTTGGGGGTTTCACACCGCACAAAGAGGTATTACAATCGGATACCTTTAAGACGGCAACACCCTTCAACGAGGCTTTCGCCGCGAGTTTCCCATACCTTCGCGATTTCTGGGCAGTACCGGAATATGCCGAACTCTTGGAAACCTGTCAGACAAATTGGAGTGAAGCGATTTCTGGGATCAAGTCCGCGAAGGAAGCGTTGAATTCCATCGCGAGGAAGCATGAGGAGATCTTTGAAGACGCAGGCTACTACGACGAGTAA
- a CDS encoding sugar ABC transporter permease — MQTTTPFPRVKTQASRGMSDYQLKMAFIMPTMILLILMNIFPLLWSLYLSFHRYKASMPTAPRFIGVRNYSRLLADPEIWGYFQTTAYFVLLAVAAQFFIGFGLALLLNRNFRYKGFVTTLLLLPMMLSPVVVGLFWRFILSSDNAGLLNFFLSPFLKSPIGWTTNPKVAMLAVVIVDTWMWSPFMMLIALAGLSAVPKSLYEAADVDRASAWFKFRWITLPLVSPLLLIALLFRTMDAFKMFDIVYVLTREGGPGTATETVSMNLYKLAFRNYNTGKACAMAYILLIIIVALSNIYVKYLNRVKGEA, encoded by the coding sequence ATGCAAACCACCACCCCCTTCCCCCGTGTAAAAACGCAAGCATCGCGTGGGATGAGCGACTACCAACTAAAGATGGCATTTATCATGCCCACCATGATTTTGCTCATCTTGATGAACATCTTTCCGCTGCTGTGGTCCCTATACCTAAGTTTCCATCGTTACAAAGCCTCTATGCCCACAGCACCAAGATTCATTGGTGTTCGTAATTATTCACGGCTCCTCGCTGATCCAGAGATCTGGGGTTACTTTCAAACCACAGCTTACTTCGTGTTGCTCGCGGTAGCCGCACAATTCTTTATCGGGTTCGGGTTGGCACTGCTCCTGAATCGGAACTTCCGATATAAAGGTTTCGTTACAACGTTGCTCCTGCTTCCGATGATGCTATCCCCCGTGGTCGTCGGACTCTTTTGGCGTTTTATCCTCTCTTCGGATAACGCCGGTTTGCTGAATTTTTTCCTGAGTCCCTTCCTAAAATCGCCTATCGGTTGGACGACCAATCCGAAGGTTGCGATGTTAGCCGTCGTTATTGTAGATACATGGATGTGGTCCCCCTTCATGATGCTGATCGCTTTGGCAGGGTTGAGTGCGGTTCCGAAATCCCTCTATGAAGCCGCCGATGTCGATAGAGCCTCCGCATGGTTCAAATTTCGGTGGATTACACTGCCGTTGGTGTCTCCTCTCCTACTTATCGCGCTTCTGTTTAGAACGATGGATGCTTTCAAGATGTTCGACATCGTCTATGTCCTTACGCGTGAGGGTGGACCCGGTACTGCTACAGAGACTGTATCAATGAATCTCTATAAGCTCGCTTTTAGGAACTACAATACCGGTAAAGCGTGTGCGATGGCATACATTTTACTCATTATTATCGTTGCGTTGAGCAATATCTACGTGAAATACCTCAATCGCGTCAAGGGAGAGGCATAG
- a CDS encoding DUF4097 family beta strand repeat-containing protein, translating to MEQQRQQELKGLFHMLEHTAKIAEDAALTGTFNGGEARCIIQFNNVLTRLNGLDAVPDGLFDELHEDASFSQIGIACHQLAAYLNEELDTTTDFKGWLDSFFGKRFMENLTEELSDKPFGDLIRKAVPDFLTESTLEDIAETFSVVSGGKLTIDADCGGIDVQSTEDDTVSVRIQRAAQIKANRRAAEILKNLDVQIAHEGPDVKIEAKFTGNAKRWKKRKNDLDVQFDILVPRHYNLDLKTACDDISVANMTGDVKAETFSAGLRFQDITGRIDGVTSVGDINLKEFNGDALLQTTAGNIALEDGIGDVKTKTTGGSLQITDVTGAINGKTSGGGITLRGCKGGADLKTAGGGIEVENDGPVLAKTTGGSIRCQLQEASSRQNLLLDLETAGGGINVSLVPDIAATVEAKVLGGSVTTEFPVVAEMEGAVKPDQLYGTINGGGSLLRLRSIGGNIILRKTEEHDPVEV from the coding sequence ATGGAACAGCAAAGACAACAAGAACTCAAAGGACTTTTTCACATGCTGGAGCACACCGCGAAGATCGCAGAGGATGCGGCGTTGACGGGGACATTCAACGGTGGCGAAGCGCGGTGCATCATTCAATTCAATAATGTGCTTACGCGCTTGAATGGACTCGACGCGGTCCCTGACGGACTTTTTGACGAACTTCACGAAGATGCGTCCTTCAGTCAAATCGGAATTGCCTGTCATCAACTCGCAGCGTATCTCAATGAGGAATTGGATACGACTACAGATTTCAAAGGATGGCTCGACAGTTTTTTCGGAAAACGATTCATGGAAAATCTGACGGAAGAACTGTCAGATAAACCATTTGGGGATCTGATTCGCAAGGCTGTGCCGGACTTCCTAACTGAAAGTACGCTGGAAGACATCGCCGAGACATTTTCTGTCGTTTCCGGTGGGAAACTAACGATTGACGCTGACTGCGGCGGGATTGACGTACAGAGCACAGAGGACGATACCGTCTCGGTACGCATTCAACGCGCCGCGCAGATAAAGGCGAATCGACGGGCAGCGGAAATCCTCAAGAATCTTGATGTTCAGATAGCGCATGAAGGTCCCGATGTTAAAATTGAGGCGAAGTTCACTGGAAACGCAAAACGGTGGAAGAAGCGGAAAAACGATCTTGATGTTCAGTTTGATATCCTCGTACCACGGCACTATAATCTTGATTTGAAAACTGCATGTGACGACATTTCTGTCGCGAATATGACAGGGGACGTAAAGGCAGAAACGTTCAGTGCTGGCCTCCGTTTTCAAGATATTACCGGACGCATTGATGGCGTAACCTCAGTTGGGGACATCAATCTCAAGGAATTTAATGGAGACGCGCTCCTTCAAACGACGGCTGGAAATATTGCGCTTGAGGACGGGATTGGCGATGTAAAAACCAAAACCACAGGCGGAAGCCTCCAGATTACTGATGTCACGGGGGCTATCAATGGAAAAACCTCCGGTGGTGGTATCACGTTGCGTGGCTGCAAAGGGGGCGCAGACCTGAAAACTGCTGGTGGCGGTATAGAGGTAGAAAACGATGGACCTGTCCTTGCGAAAACGACTGGCGGTTCCATTCGCTGCCAACTCCAAGAGGCATCTTCACGCCAAAACTTGCTGCTGGATTTGGAGACAGCTGGTGGGGGTATAAATGTCTCGCTCGTTCCGGACATTGCTGCGACGGTAGAAGCAAAAGTGCTCGGGGGTTCAGTGACAACGGAATTCCCAGTGGTAGCGGAGATGGAAGGTGCCGTCAAACCTGATCAATTATACGGAACCATCAATGGTGGCGGATCGCTCCTGCGGCTCCGTTCTATCGGTGGAAATATCATACTCCGAAAAACAGAAGAACACGACCCGGTAGAAGTGTAA
- a CDS encoding carbohydrate ABC transporter permease: MRNRKRFGHYLILAFVAVAVIIYITPIYWILATSLKGFADITTKLPKFVFEVSLENYQKLMPSEGVPDVTYIFLAEVFVGLLLFGFFSLFKGTLPRVLSLRNLGLIWNTVFVLTCLYSFLTLSPLQTRLQTDARFNFLLLIIGTVIAYLLIAPFKKTNGITSQTIKKQRLVFVLPSVFGTIAICVALANGGSKYFYQLLNSIIIGGGSTILAVGLGTLAAYAFSRFDIAGKDDLLFFILSTRMLPPVVVVIPIYLMYSALGLRDTHFGLILLYTTFNVSFAVWLMKGFIDEIPKEYEDAALVDGYSRFQTFLKVILPQSVTGIAATAVFCLITAWNEFAFALVLTEVGGRAVTAPPSITSATGSSGMDWGKIAAGTFVFLLPVAVFTFLMRSHLLRGVTFGAVKK; encoded by the coding sequence ATGCGAAATCGGAAGCGTTTTGGACACTACCTCATATTAGCGTTTGTCGCTGTGGCTGTGATTATCTATATCACGCCGATTTATTGGATTTTGGCAACATCATTGAAAGGTTTCGCGGATATTACTACGAAACTTCCCAAGTTCGTTTTTGAGGTCTCGCTGGAAAATTATCAGAAATTGATGCCCTCAGAGGGCGTGCCGGACGTGACCTATATCTTCTTAGCGGAGGTGTTTGTAGGATTGCTCCTCTTCGGCTTTTTTAGCCTATTTAAGGGGACGCTACCTCGCGTCTTGTCGCTCCGAAATCTCGGCTTAATTTGGAACACTGTCTTTGTTTTAACGTGTCTCTACAGTTTTCTGACGCTATCACCACTGCAGACCCGTCTCCAAACGGATGCCCGTTTCAATTTTCTGCTGCTGATTATCGGCACAGTTATCGCCTATCTCCTGATAGCTCCGTTCAAGAAGACGAACGGTATAACGTCCCAAACCATAAAGAAACAGCGGCTTGTTTTTGTATTGCCGAGCGTTTTTGGGACGATAGCGATTTGCGTTGCATTAGCGAACGGTGGCTCCAAATATTTTTATCAGTTGCTCAATAGTATTATCATCGGTGGTGGTAGCACGATTCTCGCCGTTGGGCTTGGAACGCTTGCGGCTTATGCTTTCTCTCGATTTGACATCGCTGGAAAGGATGACCTGCTCTTTTTTATCCTCAGCACACGGATGCTACCGCCTGTTGTTGTCGTCATCCCGATCTATCTGATGTATAGCGCACTTGGATTGCGAGATACACATTTCGGGCTGATTTTGCTTTACACCACCTTTAATGTCTCGTTTGCAGTATGGTTGATGAAGGGGTTTATTGACGAGATTCCAAAGGAATACGAGGACGCTGCGCTCGTGGATGGCTACTCACGGTTCCAAACCTTTCTGAAGGTGATTTTACCGCAGTCGGTTACAGGCATCGCTGCAACTGCCGTATTCTGTCTCATTACGGCGTGGAACGAGTTCGCGTTTGCGCTCGTTCTCACAGAGGTCGGGGGTAGAGCCGTGACCGCACCTCCGTCGATTACGAGTGCGACAGGTTCCAGCGGTATGGACTGGGGCAAAATCGCTGCAGGGACATTTGTCTTTCTGCTTCCCGTTGCTGTTTTCACCTTCTTGATGCGGAGCCATCTGCTACGTGGGGTCACATTCGGAGCGGTCAAAAAATAA
- a CDS encoding glycosyltransferase family 4 protein gives MKVAYITAGAAGMYCGTCIHDNMVATVLKQQGHNVSLIPTYTPTRTDEVNVSMDRVFFGGVNVYLQQKLSIFRRTPWALDKLLDNPTLLNGLARFSSATDAHDLGELTVSMLRAEQGYQKKELAKLVRWLAEENKPDIVYLTNSMLVGFTREIKKALDVPVICALQGEDIFLQDLIEPYKTEALALLRERAEDPDGFVAPCQYYAQFMADAYLNVSVDRIDVVPLGLNMDGHGTPVQKSEPPPFIIGYLARICPEKGLHILVDAFHIVAEAFGADNVQLHVAGYLGKKDEPYLEELVNQIHEWDLANSFVHHGEVTRTQKIDFLNRLHVFSVPTVYRESKGLSIIESLANGVPVVQPQHGTFPEMIGATEGGILVEPESAEAVAAGLIELLNDTDRRESLGETGKVNVHQKFNDAVVAEQLLKVFEKYT, from the coding sequence ATGAAAGTCGCTTATATTACTGCAGGGGCTGCTGGCATGTACTGCGGAACTTGTATCCACGACAATATGGTAGCCACGGTCTTGAAGCAGCAAGGGCATAACGTTTCCCTGATTCCAACCTATACACCCACCCGAACAGATGAGGTAAATGTGAGCATGGATCGCGTCTTTTTCGGAGGTGTTAACGTCTATTTGCAGCAGAAACTTTCCATTTTTCGGCGGACACCGTGGGCATTAGACAAACTGCTCGACAATCCAACATTGTTGAACGGATTGGCACGCTTCAGCAGCGCAACAGATGCCCATGATCTTGGAGAACTCACAGTATCTATGCTCCGCGCCGAGCAAGGATATCAAAAGAAGGAATTGGCAAAATTAGTGAGATGGCTTGCCGAAGAGAATAAGCCGGATATAGTCTACCTCACCAATTCCATGCTTGTCGGTTTCACGAGAGAAATAAAGAAGGCTTTAGATGTACCGGTTATCTGCGCACTTCAAGGTGAAGACATCTTTCTGCAAGATCTCATTGAGCCGTACAAAACAGAAGCGTTAGCACTTCTCCGAGAACGTGCTGAGGATCCAGATGGTTTTGTGGCACCCTGTCAATACTACGCACAATTTATGGCAGACGCGTATCTTAACGTTTCTGTTGATAGAATTGACGTGGTCCCGCTGGGATTAAACATGGATGGACACGGGACACCTGTTCAGAAATCGGAACCGCCTCCCTTCATTATTGGTTATTTGGCGCGTATCTGCCCTGAAAAGGGATTACACATCTTAGTAGATGCGTTCCATATCGTCGCGGAGGCGTTCGGTGCCGATAACGTTCAACTGCATGTCGCTGGATACCTTGGAAAGAAGGATGAACCCTATCTTGAGGAACTCGTGAATCAGATTCATGAATGGGACTTGGCGAACAGTTTCGTGCACCATGGTGAGGTAACACGCACCCAAAAGATTGATTTCCTCAACCGTTTACATGTTTTTTCTGTTCCCACCGTTTACCGAGAGTCCAAAGGATTGTCCATCATAGAATCACTTGCCAACGGCGTACCGGTTGTCCAACCCCAACATGGCACGTTTCCTGAGATGATTGGTGCCACCGAGGGCGGAATTCTCGTTGAGCCGGAATCCGCTGAAGCAGTCGCGGCGGGTCTCATAGAACTCCTTAACGATACTGACCGGCGTGAGTCCCTTGGGGAAACCGGGAAAGTCAACGTGCACCAGAAGTTTAACGATGCAGTCGTAGCAGAACAACTCCTGAAAGTCTTTGAGAAGTATACTTAG
- a CDS encoding RNA polymerase sigma factor: protein MPIDDACEPISHNLELIDANDAELVVAALAGNTQAFDVLVNRYRRAMLTIARQIVRNPTDAEDVVQDAFLRAFEALPQLADLNRFGAWLHSITRNRALRYYKSMSRYEPQEDMEPYLNRTADTSAADPADIVTRELTEQGIRDAIQELPTDFKEVIELYYWAEMPQKRMAEFLSLPLTTVKWRLHKAKELLKTILERHGYSEDM from the coding sequence ATGCCTATAGACGATGCTTGCGAACCGATATCACACAATCTCGAATTAATCGATGCGAATGATGCTGAATTAGTCGTTGCCGCACTTGCTGGGAATACGCAGGCATTTGACGTGTTGGTAAACCGCTACCGGCGTGCTATGCTGACGATCGCGCGACAAATTGTTCGGAATCCGACCGACGCAGAGGATGTTGTGCAGGATGCGTTTCTACGGGCTTTTGAAGCACTCCCACAACTTGCTGATCTGAACCGGTTTGGGGCGTGGCTCCATTCAATTACTCGTAACCGTGCTTTGCGGTACTACAAAAGCATGAGTCGCTATGAGCCGCAAGAGGATATGGAGCCTTACTTAAATAGGACAGCGGATACATCAGCTGCGGATCCCGCTGACATTGTGACGCGTGAATTGACAGAACAGGGGATCAGGGACGCGATTCAGGAGTTACCCACAGACTTTAAAGAGGTTATTGAACTTTATTATTGGGCAGAGATGCCGCAGAAACGGATGGCTGAATTCCTATCTCTCCCGCTGACAACAGTGAAGTGGCGGCTCCATAAAGCGAAAGAGCTGCTCAAAACAATTTTGGAAAGACACGGCTACAGTGAGGATATGTAA